The following proteins come from a genomic window of Yinghuangia sp. ASG 101:
- a CDS encoding glycoside hydrolase family 13 protein has translation MEEAGQGTAATPGARGRGADGEAPGEAAPGTRGTDLSADVLRAVPPEAPAPAAVPHPRGAPPGRAWWRDAVFYQVYPRSFADSDGDGIGDLPGVTARLTHLRDLGVDAVWLSPFYPSPMADAGYDVADPRGVDPLFGTADDFDRLVARAHGLGLRVVVDIVPNHTSHEHAWFQAALASPPGSAERSRYLFRDGRGPGGDAPPNDWTSQFGGCAWTRIREADGRPGQWYLHLYAPEQPDLNWRNLEVRAEYLSVLRHWLDRGVDGFRIDVAHGLVKAAGLPDAGEIPQGWEGRMHHRLPYWDQPEVHDIYRGWRRVLDSYEGERIAVAEAWVPHPERLAAYTRPDELHQAFNFPYLMAGWDAERIRRVVDASLAAATSVGAPPTWVLANHDVVRAPTRLGGLDRALAALLVELALPGSVYLYQGEELGLPEVLDLPDGLRQDPVFLRSGGAERGRDGCRVPLPWSNDGPSLGFSPSGRAWLPQPEAWRGLTAEAQAADPESTLGLYRRVLRLRREHPALGGDARLRWLPSPPGTLAFARDPGFTCAANPTDAAVEFAGYGRLLAASGAVAPAPGGGCVLPAHTTAWWDAAG, from the coding sequence GTGGAGGAAGCCGGGCAGGGGACAGCAGCGACACCGGGAGCACGGGGCAGGGGCGCCGACGGCGAGGCGCCCGGCGAGGCCGCGCCGGGCACCCGGGGCACCGACTTATCGGCCGACGTCCTTCGGGCGGTCCCGCCCGAGGCTCCCGCACCGGCCGCGGTTCCGCACCCGCGCGGGGCGCCGCCCGGTCGCGCGTGGTGGCGGGACGCGGTGTTCTACCAGGTCTATCCGCGCAGCTTCGCGGACTCCGACGGTGACGGCATCGGCGATCTGCCGGGCGTCACCGCGAGGCTGACGCATCTGCGCGACCTCGGGGTCGACGCGGTGTGGCTGAGCCCGTTCTACCCCTCCCCAATGGCGGACGCGGGGTACGACGTCGCCGATCCGCGCGGCGTGGACCCGCTGTTCGGCACCGCGGACGACTTCGACCGGCTCGTCGCCCGCGCGCACGGGCTCGGGCTGCGGGTGGTCGTCGACATCGTCCCGAACCACACGTCGCACGAGCACGCGTGGTTCCAGGCCGCGCTCGCGTCGCCGCCCGGCTCGGCGGAGCGCTCGCGCTACCTGTTCCGCGACGGCCGGGGGCCGGGCGGCGACGCGCCGCCCAATGACTGGACATCGCAGTTCGGCGGGTGCGCGTGGACGCGGATCCGCGAGGCCGACGGCCGCCCCGGGCAGTGGTACCTGCACCTGTACGCCCCGGAGCAGCCCGATCTGAACTGGCGCAACCTCGAGGTCCGCGCCGAGTACCTGTCGGTGCTGCGGCACTGGCTGGACCGAGGCGTGGACGGCTTCCGCATCGACGTCGCGCACGGTCTCGTCAAGGCCGCGGGGCTGCCGGACGCGGGTGAGATCCCGCAGGGCTGGGAGGGCCGGATGCACCACCGGCTGCCCTACTGGGACCAACCCGAGGTGCACGACATCTACCGGGGTTGGCGGCGGGTGCTGGACTCGTACGAGGGCGAGCGGATCGCGGTCGCCGAGGCGTGGGTCCCGCACCCGGAGCGCCTGGCCGCGTACACCCGTCCGGACGAGCTGCATCAGGCGTTCAACTTCCCCTACCTGATGGCCGGTTGGGACGCGGAGCGGATCCGCCGCGTGGTGGACGCGTCCTTGGCGGCGGCCACGTCGGTCGGGGCGCCGCCGACGTGGGTGCTCGCGAACCACGACGTCGTGCGCGCCCCCACACGGCTCGGCGGCCTGGACCGGGCGTTGGCCGCGCTGCTCGTCGAACTCGCCCTGCCCGGTTCGGTGTACCTGTACCAGGGTGAGGAACTGGGGCTGCCGGAGGTACTCGACCTGCCGGACGGGCTGCGGCAGGACCCGGTGTTCCTGCGCTCGGGCGGGGCCGAACGCGGCCGGGACGGCTGCCGGGTGCCGCTGCCGTGGTCGAACGACGGTCCGTCGCTGGGCTTTTCGCCGTCCGGTCGGGCGTGGTTGCCGCAGCCCGAGGCGTGGCGGGGGCTGACCGCCGAGGCGCAGGCGGCGGATCCGGAGTCGACGTTGGGGCTGTACCGGCGGGTGCTGCGGCTGCGCCGGGAGCACCCGGCGCTGGGCGGTGACGCCAGGCTGCGGTGGCTGCCGTCTCCGCCGGGGACACTCGCGTTCGCCCGCGACCCCGGTTTCACGTGTGCCGCGAACCCGACGGACGCCGCCGTGGAATTCGCCGGGTACGGAAGGCTGTTGGCGGCGAGCGGCGCGGTGGCGCCGGCGCCCGGCGGCGGATGTGTGCTGCCGGCGCATACGACGGCCTGGTGGGACGCGGCCGGTTGA
- a CDS encoding globin — MSESTADSSPTFYDAVGGEETFVKLVHRFYEGVRADPLLRPMYPDEDLAGAEERLRLFLMQYWGGPRTYSDRRGHPRLRMRHVPFAVTPAARDAWLRHMRAAVDDLALAEPYRSQLWDYMVYAADSMVNTAG; from the coding sequence GTGAGTGAATCGACGGCGGACAGTTCCCCCACCTTCTACGACGCCGTGGGCGGCGAGGAGACCTTCGTCAAGCTGGTGCACCGCTTCTACGAGGGTGTGCGCGCCGATCCCCTGCTGCGGCCGATGTATCCCGATGAGGACCTGGCCGGAGCCGAGGAGCGCCTGCGGTTGTTCCTCATGCAGTACTGGGGCGGGCCGCGCACGTACAGCGACCGGCGCGGGCATCCGCGGCTGCGCATGCGCCACGTGCCCTTCGCGGTCACCCCGGCGGCGCGCGACGCGTGGCTGCGCCACATGCGGGCGGCGGTCGACGATCTCGCGCTGGCCGAGCCGTACCGCTCGCAGTTGTGGGACTACATGGTCTACGCGGCCGATTCCATGGTGAACACCGCGGGGTGA
- a CDS encoding mechanosensitive ion channel family protein, producing MFVPAFPALLAAAADGAEGGGGQQDTGKVSGWFDQHGETLVVTPLRILAIIVVALVLRAITRRMITQLIGRMATDGANGGGRPVTGFLLNAERRRQRAETVGSVMRSIASVVILGIATLLVLSELNVNLAPLLASAGIAGIAIGFGARNLVTDFLSGMFMILEDQYGVGDLVDAGPASGTVIEVGLRITKLRDTDGTVWYVRNGEIKRVGNHSQGWGTAKIDVQVGYREDAGKVRELIVRTIEALADDEDWSEMVWGPGEVIGMESVTAESVVLQVRVKTMPGQESAVARELRARLKEAFDDAGVRLSEPVVTVVPPAPEAGPPAAAADDPPVAPPGAAPPSGQPQAP from the coding sequence GTGTTCGTTCCGGCGTTCCCGGCGCTGTTGGCCGCGGCGGCTGATGGGGCCGAGGGGGGAGGCGGCCAACAGGACACCGGGAAGGTGTCGGGCTGGTTCGACCAGCACGGCGAGACCCTGGTGGTGACGCCGTTGCGAATCCTGGCGATCATCGTCGTGGCGCTGGTCCTGCGCGCGATAACCCGCAGGATGATCACGCAGTTGATCGGCCGGATGGCGACCGACGGCGCGAACGGCGGCGGGCGCCCGGTGACCGGCTTCCTGCTCAACGCCGAGCGCCGCCGCCAGCGCGCGGAGACCGTCGGGTCGGTGATGCGCAGCATCGCGTCGGTGGTGATCCTCGGCATCGCGACGCTGCTCGTCCTGAGCGAGCTGAACGTCAACCTCGCGCCGCTGCTGGCGAGCGCGGGCATCGCGGGCATCGCGATCGGCTTCGGTGCCCGCAACCTGGTCACGGACTTCCTGTCCGGCATGTTCATGATCCTCGAGGACCAGTACGGCGTCGGCGACCTGGTCGACGCGGGCCCGGCCTCCGGAACGGTGATCGAGGTGGGGTTGCGCATCACGAAGCTGCGCGACACCGACGGCACGGTCTGGTACGTCCGCAACGGCGAGATCAAACGCGTCGGCAACCACAGCCAGGGCTGGGGTACCGCGAAGATCGACGTCCAGGTGGGATACCGCGAGGACGCCGGCAAGGTCCGCGAGCTGATCGTCCGCACGATCGAGGCCCTGGCGGACGACGAGGACTGGAGCGAGATGGTGTGGGGCCCCGGCGAGGTGATCGGCATGGAGTCGGTGACCGCCGAGTCGGTGGTGCTCCAGGTGCGGGTCAAGACGATGCCGGGGCAGGAGTCGGCGGTCGCGAGGGAGTTGCGCGCCCGGCTCAAGGAGGCCTTCGACGACGCCGGCGTACGGCTGTCGGAGCCGGTCGTCACGGTCGTGCCGCCGGCCCCCGAGGCCGGCCCGCCCGCCGCGGCGGCGGACGACCCGCCCGTCGCGCCCCCGGGTGCGGCACCGCCCTCGGGGCAGCCGCAGGCGCCCTGA
- a CDS encoding prolyl oligopeptidase family serine peptidase has protein sequence MTRPDYPAAPRSDTVEVLGGHEVPDPFRPLEDADSEATRAWSAAQAEIFATSARGQRARAAFRDRIAGLTATGTVGPPVWRGDRHFLRRRLPDQEHAVLLTVDPDGTERVLIDPMALDPSGTTTLDDWRPSLEGDLLAYRVSRGGTEESELFVLDVATGRVVDGPVSRTRESPLAWLPGGHALYVQRNLAPEHVPEDERQYHRRVYLHRLGTDPDADDVEVFGADQDKTAFFQVTVSADGRYLVVGASEGTAPRNDVWLADLTVSGPEAPVFRPVQTGVDARSRVLPGRDGRLYILTDLDAPRGRLCVADPGADDLGPDAWTTLVPSDPEAVLEDYAILDGPGLGDAPVLLAAWTRHAVGELTRHDLRTGARTGRVTPGGGATAAPGSIGVLLERPEGGHEAWFGWSDHRTPSAVHRFDARTGEVSVWAAAPGAVALPDVHVRLEEFASKDGTTVRVFVIAPTPEPDVPRPTVLYGYGGFAIPMAPGYAPGVLTWVEAGGVYAIACLRGGSEEGEAWHRAGMREHKQNVFDDFHAAAEHLVARGWTAPGGLGISGGSNGGLLVGAALTQRPELYAAVVCSAPLLDMVRYERFGLGRLWTDEYGTVEVPEELGWLLGYSPYHHVQPGVEYPAVLFTVFDGDSRVDPLHARKMCAALQEAQAGDRPVLLRAESDVGHAERSVSRSVDLSADTLSFLARWTGLTAGA, from the coding sequence ATGACGCGCCCGGACTATCCCGCCGCCCCCCGGTCCGACACCGTCGAAGTGCTTGGCGGACACGAGGTTCCCGACCCTTTCCGCCCGCTTGAGGACGCGGATTCCGAGGCGACCCGGGCGTGGTCCGCGGCACAGGCCGAGATTTTCGCCACATCGGCCCGAGGGCAGCGGGCGCGCGCCGCATTCCGCGACCGGATCGCGGGCCTGACGGCGACCGGAACGGTCGGCCCTCCGGTGTGGCGCGGCGACCGCCACTTCCTCCGGCGCAGGCTGCCGGACCAGGAGCACGCCGTGCTCCTGACCGTCGATCCGGACGGGACCGAGCGCGTGCTGATCGATCCGATGGCCCTGGATCCGTCGGGCACGACGACGCTCGACGACTGGCGGCCGTCCCTGGAGGGCGACCTGCTGGCCTACCGCGTCTCGCGCGGCGGGACGGAGGAGTCGGAACTGTTCGTCCTCGACGTGGCGACCGGGCGTGTCGTCGACGGGCCGGTGAGCCGGACGCGCGAGTCGCCGCTCGCCTGGCTGCCGGGCGGACACGCGCTGTATGTGCAGCGCAACCTGGCCCCCGAGCACGTGCCGGAGGACGAACGCCAGTACCACCGCCGGGTCTACCTCCACCGGCTCGGCACCGACCCGGACGCCGACGACGTCGAGGTCTTCGGCGCGGATCAGGACAAGACCGCGTTCTTCCAGGTGACGGTCTCCGCCGACGGCCGCTATCTGGTGGTCGGCGCGTCCGAGGGCACGGCACCGCGCAACGACGTGTGGCTGGCCGATCTGACCGTGTCGGGCCCCGAGGCCCCGGTGTTCCGGCCGGTCCAGACGGGCGTCGACGCGCGGAGCCGGGTGCTGCCGGGCCGCGACGGGCGGCTGTACATCCTCACCGACCTGGACGCCCCGCGCGGCCGGCTGTGCGTCGCCGACCCGGGCGCGGACGACCTCGGCCCGGACGCGTGGACCACGCTCGTCCCGTCCGACCCCGAGGCCGTCCTGGAGGACTACGCGATCCTCGACGGCCCCGGCCTCGGCGACGCGCCGGTGCTGCTGGCGGCGTGGACGCGGCACGCGGTCGGCGAGCTGACCCGGCACGACCTGCGGACCGGCGCGCGCACCGGGCGGGTGACGCCGGGCGGCGGCGCGACCGCCGCCCCGGGCTCGATCGGAGTGCTGCTGGAGCGGCCCGAGGGCGGCCACGAGGCGTGGTTCGGCTGGTCCGACCACCGCACGCCGTCGGCGGTCCACCGCTTCGACGCGCGGACCGGCGAGGTGTCCGTGTGGGCCGCGGCGCCGGGGGCGGTCGCGCTACCCGACGTGCACGTGCGGCTGGAGGAGTTCGCGTCGAAGGACGGCACGACCGTCCGCGTGTTCGTCATCGCCCCGACCCCGGAACCCGACGTCCCGCGGCCGACCGTGCTGTACGGCTACGGCGGTTTCGCGATCCCCATGGCCCCCGGTTACGCGCCGGGCGTGCTCACCTGGGTCGAGGCGGGCGGCGTCTACGCGATCGCGTGCCTGCGCGGCGGCAGCGAGGAGGGCGAGGCCTGGCACCGGGCGGGCATGCGCGAGCACAAGCAGAACGTCTTCGACGACTTCCACGCGGCGGCGGAGCACCTGGTCGCGCGCGGCTGGACGGCTCCCGGCGGCCTCGGGATCAGCGGCGGGTCCAACGGCGGGCTGCTGGTGGGCGCGGCGCTGACGCAGCGCCCCGAGCTGTACGCCGCGGTGGTCTGCTCGGCGCCGCTGCTCGACATGGTCCGGTACGAGCGCTTCGGCCTCGGGCGCCTGTGGACCGACGAGTACGGGACCGTCGAGGTGCCCGAGGAGCTGGGCTGGCTGCTGGGCTACTCGCCGTACCACCACGTGCAGCCGGGCGTCGAGTACCCGGCGGTGCTGTTCACGGTCTTCGACGGGGACTCCCGGGTCGACCCGCTGCACGCGCGCAAGATGTGCGCCGCGCTCCAGGAGGCGCAGGCGGGCGACCGCCCGGTGCTGCTGCGCGCGGAGTCGGACGTGGGCCACGCGGAGCGCTCGGTGAGCCGGTCCGTCGACCTGTCGGCCGACACCCTGTCGTTCCTCGCGCGGTGGACGGGGCTGACGGCGGGGGCGTGA
- the malQ gene encoding 4-alpha-glucanotransferase, with protein MERTTTEYQAPPAAEPVTGDLARLAGAYGVATEHHGWRGDVVHAEEATVRAVLAALGVPADTPEDVRSSLAAHERARLQRLLPPVVVTRVGRSETFPVHTPPGALVELWVEQEDGGVRRDIAERGRHPAPVTGGVGGRPDNATAPAVQERAYALPADLPIGWHTLHARVLATPDTPRGSGGEPGTLLRERHVTAPLAVTPARLAPPSGRSWGFMVQLYSLLSRRSWGMGDLGDLADLAGWSARRHGAGFVLVNPLHAASPVTPVEPSPYLPVSRRFTDPMYVRVEAIPEYAYLTPIEYAVAEELRLRTTDEATDPADRLDRDRVRGAKREALALVHKVPRSPGREAAYRDFLAAEGRWLDDHATWCALVEEHGPDWHAWPEELRDPDSPAVHRVRQRLAPSIDFHRWCQWVADEQLADAQRTARAAGMAVGVVHDLAVGVHPDGSDAWILGAGRGGGVLALGATGGAPPDAMSAFGQDWSQPPWHPVRLAEAGYAPYRELLRSVFRNAGAVRVDHILGLFRFWWIPRGNRPDRGAYVRYDHEAMVGILALEAHRAGAAVVGEDLGTVEPWVRDYLAERGILGTSVLWFEQSDKGPTAPEEWRELSLATLTTHDLAPTASRLAGEDVELRAALGLLTGSPDDARAEADADRDAWLDLLRARGLLRPGAGERETVEALHRLLVRAPCRMLGVWLPDAVGDRRPQNLPGTSREYPNWLLPVADPAGRRVLLEDLAVNPRAASLARVLRGL; from the coding sequence ATGGAGCGTACGACCACCGAGTACCAGGCCCCGCCCGCCGCCGAGCCGGTCACCGGTGATCTGGCCCGCCTCGCCGGCGCGTACGGCGTCGCGACGGAGCACCACGGCTGGCGTGGCGACGTCGTCCACGCGGAGGAGGCGACCGTGCGCGCGGTGCTGGCCGCGCTCGGCGTTCCCGCCGACACCCCCGAAGACGTGCGGAGTTCGCTCGCCGCGCATGAACGCGCGCGGCTTCAGAGGCTCCTGCCGCCGGTGGTCGTGACCCGCGTCGGCCGCTCGGAGACGTTCCCGGTGCACACCCCGCCCGGGGCACTGGTCGAACTGTGGGTCGAACAGGAGGACGGCGGCGTACGCCGCGACATCGCCGAACGAGGCCGCCACCCGGCCCCCGTCACCGGCGGAGTCGGTGGCCGCCCGGACAACGCAACCGCCCCCGCCGTCCAGGAGCGCGCGTACGCCCTGCCCGCCGACCTCCCGATCGGCTGGCACACCCTGCACGCCCGGGTGCTCGCCACCCCCGACACGCCGCGCGGATCCGGCGGCGAACCCGGCACCCTCCTCCGGGAGCGGCACGTGACCGCGCCGCTCGCCGTCACCCCCGCCCGCCTCGCACCTCCCTCCGGGCGCTCGTGGGGATTCATGGTGCAGCTCTACTCCCTTCTCTCCCGCCGCTCGTGGGGCATGGGCGACCTCGGCGACCTGGCCGACCTGGCCGGATGGTCGGCCCGCCGCCACGGGGCCGGCTTCGTACTGGTCAACCCGCTGCACGCGGCGTCACCGGTGACGCCCGTCGAGCCGTCGCCGTACCTGCCGGTCAGCCGCCGCTTCACCGACCCGATGTACGTCCGGGTCGAGGCCATCCCCGAGTACGCGTACCTCACCCCGATCGAGTACGCGGTCGCCGAGGAGCTGCGCCTGCGGACCACCGACGAGGCGACCGACCCGGCCGACCGGCTGGACCGCGACCGGGTCCGCGGCGCCAAGCGCGAGGCCCTCGCGCTCGTCCACAAGGTTCCGCGCAGCCCCGGTCGTGAGGCCGCGTACCGGGACTTCCTCGCCGCCGAAGGCCGTTGGCTCGACGACCACGCCACCTGGTGCGCGCTCGTCGAGGAGCACGGCCCGGACTGGCACGCCTGGCCCGAGGAACTGCGCGACCCCGACTCGCCGGCGGTCCACCGCGTCCGGCAGCGCCTCGCCCCGAGCATCGACTTCCACCGCTGGTGCCAGTGGGTGGCCGACGAGCAACTGGCCGACGCCCAGCGGACCGCCCGCGCCGCGGGGATGGCCGTCGGCGTCGTCCACGACCTCGCCGTCGGGGTGCACCCGGACGGCTCGGACGCGTGGATCCTCGGCGCGGGGCGCGGTGGCGGCGTCCTCGCCCTCGGCGCGACGGGCGGCGCGCCCCCCGACGCGATGAGCGCCTTCGGACAGGACTGGAGCCAGCCGCCGTGGCACCCGGTGCGGCTCGCGGAGGCGGGGTACGCGCCGTACCGCGAACTTCTCCGCAGCGTCTTCCGCAACGCGGGCGCGGTGCGGGTCGACCACATCCTGGGCCTGTTCCGGTTCTGGTGGATCCCGCGCGGCAACCGGCCCGACCGCGGCGCGTACGTGCGCTACGACCACGAGGCGATGGTCGGCATCCTGGCGCTGGAGGCCCACCGCGCGGGCGCGGCGGTCGTCGGCGAGGATCTCGGCACGGTCGAGCCCTGGGTCCGCGACTACCTCGCGGAACGCGGCATCCTGGGCACCTCGGTGCTGTGGTTCGAGCAGTCCGATAAGGGCCCGACCGCCCCGGAGGAATGGCGGGAGCTGTCGCTCGCCACCCTCACCACGCACGACCTCGCCCCCACCGCCTCCCGGCTGGCCGGCGAGGACGTGGAGCTGCGCGCCGCGCTGGGGCTGCTGACGGGCAGCCCGGACGACGCGAGGGCCGAGGCGGACGCGGACCGGGACGCCTGGCTCGACCTCCTGCGGGCCCGGGGCCTGCTGCGGCCGGGCGCGGGGGAGCGGGAAACGGTCGAGGCCCTGCACCGGCTGCTGGTCCGGGCGCCGTGCCGCATGCTCGGTGTCTGGCTGCCGGACGCCGTCGGCGACCGCCGCCCGCAGAATCTCCCGGGCACGTCACGGGAGTATCCGAACTGGCTTCTGCCGGTGGCGGATCCGGCCGGGCGGCGGGTGTTGCTCGAAGACCTCGCGGTGAACCCCCGGGCGGCGTCGCTCGCGAGGGTGCTGCGGGGGCTGTAG